In Niveispirillum cyanobacteriorum, the following proteins share a genomic window:
- a CDS encoding IS110 family transposase — MLIEAERTRRIVGGVDTHKDLHVAAVVDESDKLLGTSSFATTRQGYRQMVTWMRSFGTLHRVGVEATGTYGAGLLRHLQAAGIEVLEVTSPDKVDRRRRGKSDDLDAEAAAHAAFTGKRVATPKRRDGMIEALRVLKSCRNTAVAARRVTLQMISSTIVAAPEELRDMLRTMTRMRLVRTLAAWRPDLTDYRNPLSAYRIALKSLARRYVELHDEIAELDTMIASIVGELVPDLVARNAIGHETAAQLLITAGDNPERLSSEASFAALCGVSPVPASSGKIVRHRLNRGGDRAANSALHIIAIGRLRTDSRTQAYVARRIADGHSKLEAIRCLKRYIAREVFTIIRRRQRDINETQLAA, encoded by the coding sequence GTGTTGATTGAAGCTGAACGGACCCGCCGGATCGTCGGTGGCGTCGATACGCACAAGGACCTCCACGTCGCCGCCGTCGTCGATGAAAGCGACAAACTGCTTGGCACCAGCAGTTTCGCGACCACAAGGCAGGGCTATCGCCAAATGGTGACCTGGATGCGGTCCTTCGGCACACTCCACCGCGTGGGGGTCGAGGCCACCGGCACCTATGGTGCTGGCCTGTTACGCCATCTTCAGGCCGCAGGGATAGAAGTCCTGGAAGTGACGTCACCGGACAAGGTTGATCGGCGACGACGTGGCAAGAGCGACGATCTCGATGCCGAAGCTGCGGCCCACGCCGCCTTTACCGGTAAGCGTGTTGCCACGCCGAAGCGGCGCGATGGCATGATCGAAGCCCTGCGTGTTCTCAAGTCCTGCCGGAATACGGCGGTGGCAGCACGTCGCGTTACCCTTCAGATGATCAGCAGTACCATTGTCGCGGCGCCGGAGGAATTGCGTGACATGTTGCGGACAATGACACGCATGCGACTTGTCCGGACATTGGCTGCTTGGCGGCCCGATCTCACAGACTATCGCAACCCGCTCTCAGCCTATCGGATCGCGCTGAAATCCCTCGCCCGGCGATATGTCGAATTGCATGATGAGATCGCCGAACTTGATACCATGATCGCAAGTATTGTCGGTGAACTCGTCCCCGACCTGGTCGCGCGCAATGCCATCGGCCATGAGACGGCGGCTCAGCTTCTCATCACCGCCGGTGACAATCCGGAGCGGCTGTCCTCTGAGGCCAGCTTTGCTGCGCTTTGCGGAGTAAGCCCTGTTCCGGCATCGTCCGGGAAAATAGTCAGGCATCGATTGAACCGCGGTGGGGACCGAGCCGCCAACAGCGCCCTGCACATTATCGCCATCGGTCGTCTTCGGACTGACAGTCGGACCCAGGCCTATGTTGCCCGCCGGATAGCTGACGGGCACTCCAAGTTAGAAGCTATTCGCTGCCTCAAGCGCTACATCGCCCGGGAGGTCTTTACCATCATCCGAAGGCGACAGCGTGACATCAACGAGACACAGCTCGCTGCTTGA
- a CDS encoding transposase family protein, with amino-acid sequence MMRSGLPHSMFDVAGMAIKDITDDDGMVRLTISPVTAMSACPGCGTRSGRIHSRYHRRLADLQTTGRRVELVLRARRFFCDAVLCGRRVFTGASIPRFWRLGPAGRRAGPR; translated from the coding sequence ATGATGCGCTCAGGCTTACCACACTCAATGTTCGACGTTGCCGGCATGGCCATCAAGGACATCACCGACGATGATGGAATGGTGCGGCTTACCATAAGCCCGGTCACGGCGATGAGCGCCTGTCCCGGATGCGGAACGCGGTCTGGTCGGATCCATAGCCGATATCATCGGCGGCTGGCGGACCTGCAGACAACCGGTCGACGTGTTGAGCTTGTGCTGCGGGCCCGCCGTTTCTTCTGCGATGCCGTGCTCTGCGGGCGCCGCGTATTCACAGGCGCTTCGATCCCAAGGTTCTGGCGCCTTGGGCCCGCCGGACGGAGAGCTGGTCCCCGGTGA
- a CDS encoding TetR/AcrR family transcriptional regulator — MARKQSADYEQRREAIIDRAADLFAVKGYLGSSVADLAEACQTSKSLIYHYYPSKEDILHAVMASHVEQLTSAATDVAAMGPDPAVRLRELARRFMRLYIGAASRQKVLLNDLAHLPPKRRAEIVAGQRALVTLVEEILGALHPPLIHDAAHRRTAAMLFFGMINWTHTWMKPTGPLGADEIADMSTGMVLKGIKGI, encoded by the coding sequence ATGGCACGCAAGCAGTCGGCAGATTACGAGCAGCGGCGCGAGGCGATCATCGACCGGGCGGCGGACCTCTTCGCGGTGAAGGGCTACCTGGGCAGTTCCGTCGCCGACCTGGCAGAAGCCTGCCAGACCTCCAAGTCGCTGATATACCATTATTATCCGTCAAAGGAGGATATCCTTCACGCCGTCATGGCCTCGCATGTCGAACAATTGACGTCGGCCGCAACGGATGTCGCCGCCATGGGTCCAGACCCCGCCGTCCGCCTGCGGGAACTGGCGCGGCGGTTCATGAGACTCTATATCGGCGCCGCGTCGCGGCAGAAGGTGCTGCTGAACGATTTGGCGCATCTGCCCCCGAAACGCCGGGCAGAGATAGTGGCCGGCCAGCGCGCACTGGTGACACTGGTCGAGGAAATCTTGGGGGCCCTGCATCCGCCGCTGATCCACGACGCCGCGCATCGGCGAACGGCGGCAATGCTGTTCTTCGGCATGATCAACTGGACCCATACTTGGATGAAGCCCACCGGCCCTCTGGGCGCCGACGAGATCGCTGACATGTCCACCGGTATGGTGCTGAAGGGGATCAAGGGGATCTGA